One Sphingopyxis macrogoltabida genomic region harbors:
- a CDS encoding glycoside hydrolase family 130 protein, whose product MLICRPEQSPLKILDEKLTADPGRVVLRPFHLAWQSNVSEPPRAAQLVSDILGLDDDQAELELGLIWKDFSERHWQIGEIFDERYREISEDLDLDDQAVSPVKRRLIGAYFCHEYSYAAAALMNPSIVPHPDQSGLGGEQLRFIMSMRAVGEGHISSVAFREGIIGPGAGFQLWPQSGPAMAAVADDRHQMGHDEAVSVHRHAGSAISNSVLFPVTEAQRNGLEDLRLVRFVEDDGEIEYLGTYTAYSGRAIRSELLRTRDFSSFCLEPLRGHAARHKGMALFPRRIDGRYRMVARQDGKNITILTSDSLDEWNDEGQILIRPEFPWEFVQMGNCGSPIECDEGWILLTHGVGAMRKYSLGAALLDREDPSRVIARTRCPILSAAESDREGYVPNVVYTCGATRVGGQLFIPYGISDSAIGFATTTIEAMLSAMD is encoded by the coding sequence ATGCTGATCTGCCGGCCCGAGCAGTCCCCGCTTAAGATTCTTGATGAAAAGCTGACGGCCGATCCCGGTCGTGTGGTGCTGCGGCCGTTCCACCTTGCCTGGCAGTCGAACGTCTCGGAGCCCCCGCGCGCGGCGCAGCTGGTAAGCGACATTCTCGGTCTCGACGACGATCAGGCCGAGCTCGAACTCGGATTGATCTGGAAGGATTTCTCGGAGCGCCACTGGCAGATCGGGGAGATTTTCGACGAGCGCTATCGCGAAATCTCGGAAGACCTCGATCTCGACGATCAGGCGGTGTCGCCTGTCAAACGCCGCCTTATCGGCGCCTATTTCTGCCACGAATATAGCTATGCCGCCGCGGCGCTCATGAACCCGAGCATCGTCCCGCATCCCGATCAAAGCGGTCTTGGCGGCGAGCAGCTCCGCTTTATCATGTCGATGCGCGCGGTTGGCGAAGGGCATATTTCTTCGGTCGCCTTCCGTGAGGGGATCATCGGTCCGGGGGCCGGTTTCCAGCTTTGGCCGCAGTCAGGACCGGCGATGGCGGCCGTCGCCGACGACCGTCACCAGATGGGCCACGACGAGGCGGTCAGCGTCCATCGCCACGCAGGCAGCGCGATTTCGAACAGCGTGTTGTTCCCCGTTACCGAGGCACAGCGCAACGGTCTCGAAGACCTGCGCCTGGTCCGCTTCGTCGAGGACGATGGCGAGATCGAATATCTCGGCACCTACACCGCCTATTCGGGTCGCGCGATCCGGTCGGAGCTGCTCCGGACGCGGGATTTCAGCAGCTTCTGTCTCGAGCCGCTCCGGGGGCACGCGGCGCGGCACAAGGGGATGGCTCTTTTCCCGCGCCGTATCGACGGCCGTTACCGGATGGTCGCGCGCCAGGACGGAAAAAATATCACGATCCTGACGTCGGACAGCCTCGATGAGTGGAACGACGAGGGGCAGATCCTCATCCGGCCCGAATTTCCCTGGGAATTTGTCCAGATGGGCAACTGCGGCAGCCCGATCGAATGCGACGAAGGCTGGATTTTGCTCACCCATGGCGTCGGCGCGATGCGCAAGTACAGCCTCGGAGCGGCGCTCCTCGACCGCGAAGATCCGTCGCGGGTCATCGCGCGGACGCGTTGCCCGATCTTGTCCGCTGCCGAGAGCGACCGCGAAGGCTATGTGCCGAACGTCGTGTACACCTGCGGCGCCACCCGGGTCGGCGGGCAGCTGTTCATCCCTTACGGCATTTCGGATAGCGCCATCGGCTTTGCGACCACCACGATCGAGGCAATGCTCTCCGCGATGGACTGA
- a CDS encoding DUF2282 domain-containing protein: protein MIKTYATVAATLALAIAATATNASAAPKAMEKCYGVSLAGKNDCKAGAGTSCAGTSKVDYQGNAWKLVKAGTCTAIKTPKGTGSLTPKA from the coding sequence ATGATCAAGACCTATGCCACCGTCGCTGCAACGCTGGCGCTCGCGATCGCTGCGACCGCGACCAATGCCTCTGCGGCGCCCAAGGCCATGGAGAAATGCTATGGCGTTTCGCTCGCCGGGAAGAATGACTGCAAGGCCGGCGCGGGAACCAGCTGTGCGGGTACGTCCAAGGTCGACTACCAGGGTAATGCGTGGAAGCTGGTGAAGGCCGGTACCTGTACTGCGATCAAGACACCCAAGGGCACCGGATCGCTGACGCCAAAGGCCTGA
- a CDS encoding DUF692 domain-containing protein: protein MTPPFSGFGLGLRKPHYAEFLEQRVAVDFVEVISENFMVDGGRPKRILQEIRERYPVALHGVSMSVGSADGLNAVYLARLRALVDEIEPLFVSDHLCWTQFDGFNSHDLLPLPYTDEALDIVCANVDQTQDMLGRQMLIENPSSYIEFDGDTMREWGFLDALCARTGCGLLLDINNIFVSATNHGFDPIAYLEGVPHDRVRQIHLAGHSQGDKMLIDTHDSPVPSSVWDLYAHVLPRLGPVATMIERDDAIPPLHELLAELDHARATSTAARSLAA, encoded by the coding sequence ATGACCCCTCCCTTTTCCGGCTTCGGTCTCGGCCTGCGCAAGCCGCATTATGCCGAATTTCTCGAACAGCGCGTTGCGGTTGATTTTGTTGAGGTCATCTCGGAAAATTTCATGGTCGACGGCGGCCGCCCGAAACGCATCCTGCAGGAGATACGCGAGCGCTATCCGGTCGCCTTGCACGGCGTGTCGATGTCGGTCGGTTCGGCTGATGGCCTGAACGCGGTTTATCTCGCGCGATTGAGGGCCCTCGTCGATGAAATTGAGCCCTTGTTCGTGTCGGACCATCTCTGCTGGACGCAATTCGACGGGTTCAACTCGCACGATCTTCTGCCGCTCCCCTACACGGATGAAGCGCTCGACATCGTCTGTGCGAATGTAGACCAGACGCAGGACATGTTGGGCCGGCAGATGCTGATCGAAAATCCGTCGAGCTATATCGAATTCGATGGCGACACGATGCGCGAATGGGGATTTCTCGATGCGCTGTGCGCACGCACGGGATGCGGATTGCTGCTCGACATCAACAATATCTTCGTCAGCGCGACCAACCATGGTTTCGACCCGATCGCCTATCTCGAGGGTGTCCCGCACGACCGCGTCCGCCAGATCCACCTGGCCGGACATTCGCAGGGAGACAAGATGCTGATCGATACGCATGACAGCCCCGTGCCGTCGTCGGTATGGGACTTGTATGCGCATGTCCTGCCGCGCCTCGGGCCGGTTGCGACGATGATCGAGCGCGACGACGCGATCCCGCCGCTGCATGAGTTGCTCGCCGAACTGGATCATGCCCGCGCCACCAGCACGGCGGCGCGGTCGCTAGCAGCATGA
- a CDS encoding DNA-binding domain-containing protein yields MSLAQTQRAFSAWLRTGASDDAMPFGSSALPGLAIYQNNFRAQLADCLEDSFPQTRQWIGGEAFHDAVVHHVERVPPSSWTLDAYPRDFPATLALLYPDDPEVNELADLELALAEAFVGPDAEPLAAERIAQVDWDRAILRFTPTLDLRPLTTNAPDIWKTLTGEEMPPAAALLPEQAALMTWRQGEMSRFRVIDGAEQRGILLTRNGLPFAALCAQLVDEMGESEGVALGGAWLGSWLADGLLTDIA; encoded by the coding sequence ATGAGCCTCGCTCAAACGCAGCGCGCGTTCAGCGCCTGGTTGCGAACCGGAGCGAGCGACGACGCCATGCCTTTCGGGTCCAGCGCACTGCCAGGCTTGGCCATCTACCAGAATAACTTCCGGGCGCAGCTCGCTGACTGTCTGGAAGACAGCTTCCCGCAAACGCGCCAATGGATCGGCGGTGAGGCTTTTCACGATGCCGTCGTCCACCATGTCGAGCGCGTACCGCCGAGCAGCTGGACGCTAGACGCCTATCCGCGCGATTTCCCTGCGACGCTCGCGCTGCTCTATCCGGACGATCCCGAAGTCAATGAACTGGCGGATCTCGAATTGGCATTGGCCGAGGCCTTCGTGGGGCCGGATGCCGAACCGCTCGCTGCCGAGCGCATCGCGCAGGTCGATTGGGATCGTGCCATCCTGCGGTTCACGCCGACGCTCGATCTGAGGCCCTTGACGACCAACGCGCCCGACATATGGAAGACTCTTACCGGGGAAGAAATGCCGCCAGCCGCCGCGCTCTTGCCGGAGCAAGCCGCGTTGATGACCTGGCGCCAAGGCGAAATGTCGCGATTTCGTGTCATTGACGGCGCCGAACAACGGGGCATCCTGCTGACGCGCAATGGCCTGCCGTTCGCAGCGCTCTGCGCGCAACTGGTCGACGAGATGGGCGAGAGCGAAGGCGTGGCGCTGGGCGGGGCCTGGCTCGGCAGCTGGCTGGCCGATGGTCTTCTGACGGACATTGCCTGA